A stretch of Desulfovermiculus halophilus DSM 18834 DNA encodes these proteins:
- a CDS encoding efflux RND transporter periplasmic adaptor subunit produces MPWLKRFIILLLLAALVLAGIKLVHMRRQQIFSVQATKEPALAVQTAPVSDGTLQVSQTYRGILRPERSIALSPRIQGRIVGMQGHAGEHIQDGQLLVRLDDRELQENIQALEAEKKRIEEQIWMLEKTRARQKKLAPGAISQDEIDRTLSNLNQAKSSRERVRNELNQARTRLSYTRLEAPLNGRIHKRLQEPGDMAQPGQPVMILEDSAAGYNIHIRVPAEVHTKLLPGNKVRIHSQGKTQKADITRIHPATSQNSPLVEVEAFMQKPPFELPSGSSLEVELLVSRAMGIIVPSRALLSQEKEDVVFTVNEENRIQMHQVHVLSRTADRAVLMDNELQPGQRVVVGALSKLMRLSPGMKVETGPVETIKSD; encoded by the coding sequence ATGCCCTGGCTCAAACGATTCATTATTCTCCTGTTGCTGGCCGCTCTGGTCCTGGCTGGTATAAAGCTGGTTCACATGCGTAGACAGCAGATCTTTTCGGTACAGGCAACCAAGGAGCCGGCTTTGGCCGTGCAGACTGCACCGGTATCCGACGGCACCCTGCAGGTCAGCCAGACCTACAGGGGCATCCTCCGTCCGGAGAGAAGCATAGCACTGAGTCCCAGAATACAGGGGCGAATAGTGGGTATGCAAGGTCATGCCGGAGAACATATCCAAGACGGTCAGCTTCTGGTTCGCCTCGATGACCGGGAACTCCAGGAAAACATTCAGGCTTTGGAGGCGGAAAAAAAGCGGATCGAAGAACAGATCTGGATGTTGGAGAAGACCCGTGCCCGACAGAAAAAGCTGGCTCCTGGGGCTATATCCCAGGACGAAATAGACCGCACCTTGTCCAATCTGAACCAGGCCAAATCCAGCCGGGAACGAGTCAGAAACGAACTAAATCAAGCCAGAACCAGGCTGAGCTATACCCGCCTGGAGGCACCCCTAAACGGACGGATACACAAACGGCTTCAAGAACCGGGGGATATGGCTCAGCCCGGACAGCCGGTCATGATCCTCGAAGATTCCGCAGCTGGGTACAACATACATATCCGGGTTCCAGCCGAGGTCCACACCAAGTTGCTGCCCGGGAACAAAGTCCGCATTCACTCTCAAGGGAAAACCCAGAAAGCGGACATAACCCGCATACATCCAGCCACGTCCCAGAATTCACCCTTGGTTGAGGTCGAAGCATTCATGCAAAAGCCGCCCTTTGAACTGCCCAGTGGTTCAAGCCTGGAGGTTGAGCTTCTTGTTTCCAGGGCCATGGGCATTATTGTTCCCTCCAGGGCCTTGCTCAGCCAGGAAAAAGAAGATGTTGTCTTCACCGTGAACGAGGAAAACCGAATTCAGATGCATCAGGTGCACGTACTCTCCAGAACCGCGGACAGGGCTGTGCTCATGGATAATGAACTCCAACCCGGACAACGAGTTGTCGTTGGTGCATTGTCTAAGCTCATGCGCTTGAGCCCTGGGATGAAGGTGGAAACCGGTCCAGTTGAGACAATAAAATCAGACTGA